A window of the Branchiibius hedensis genome harbors these coding sequences:
- a CDS encoding Rieske (2Fe-2S) protein has product MSPHKKTQHQKSPEQTTPEPTTAQTRHQQLQQLVTNRRAVLRSAGVGGSAVAATAVLAACGGSSSSGGGATGSAAESTSSSAATSAATSAASGGTAAKATVATSKVPVGGGVILEEKYVVTQPTSGEYKAFTAICTHQGCPVTSVEDGVIKCPCHGSEFSISDGSAKVGPATEALASYTATVEGSDVQVS; this is encoded by the coding sequence ATGAGCCCCCACAAGAAGACTCAGCACCAGAAGTCTCCAGAACAGACGACTCCCGAGCCGACGACTGCGCAGACCCGACACCAGCAGCTGCAGCAACTGGTGACCAACCGTCGCGCGGTCCTGCGCTCCGCCGGGGTCGGCGGTTCAGCGGTGGCGGCAACTGCGGTGCTGGCTGCGTGCGGCGGGTCCTCGAGCAGCGGGGGAGGCGCGACCGGGTCCGCGGCTGAGTCCACGTCGTCGTCAGCCGCGACATCGGCTGCGACGTCCGCCGCGTCCGGTGGGACCGCCGCCAAGGCAACGGTCGCCACATCGAAGGTTCCGGTCGGTGGCGGGGTGATCCTCGAGGAGAAATACGTGGTCACCCAACCCACCTCCGGCGAGTACAAGGCGTTCACCGCCATCTGCACCCACCAGGGCTGCCCCGTGACCTCGGTCGAGGACGGCGTCATCAAATGTCCCTGCCACGGCAGCGAATTCAGCATCTCCGACGGCTCGGCGAAGGTGGGCCCGGCAACCGAGGCGCTGGCGTCGTACACCGCAACCGTCGAAGGCAGCGACGTCCAGGTCAGCTGA
- the rapZ gene encoding RNase adapter RapZ, which translates to MSPQAELIIVTGMSGAGRTTAAKVLEDRGWYVIDNLPPQLLTAMAELLADAGGEGRSLAAVVDIRSRVFFAEFRDGLDRLRDAGWKPTVVFMDATDEALVRRFESVRRPHPLQGEGRMLDGIHAEREALADLRDTADVIIDSSGLNVHQLTAKIRGMFGGEDGPSLRIAVMSFGFKYGIPLDADIVFDMRFLPNPFWNPQLRPHSGREPIVADFVLAQPGAKEFLTGAVELLRPMTEGYLREGRSYITLAIGCTGGKHRSVAMSEALAKELDSDEIRAIVVHRDLGRE; encoded by the coding sequence GTGAGCCCGCAAGCCGAGCTGATCATCGTGACCGGGATGAGCGGTGCCGGTCGCACGACCGCCGCCAAAGTCCTGGAAGACCGGGGTTGGTACGTCATCGACAACCTGCCACCGCAGTTGCTGACCGCCATGGCCGAATTGCTGGCCGACGCGGGCGGTGAGGGACGGTCTCTGGCCGCGGTCGTCGACATCCGGTCGCGGGTGTTCTTCGCCGAGTTCCGGGACGGCCTTGACCGGCTGCGTGACGCCGGGTGGAAACCGACCGTGGTCTTCATGGACGCCACCGACGAGGCCCTGGTCCGCCGCTTCGAGTCCGTCCGCCGCCCCCATCCGTTGCAGGGCGAGGGTCGGATGCTCGACGGCATCCACGCCGAGCGGGAGGCCCTGGCCGACCTGCGCGACACGGCCGACGTCATCATCGACTCCAGTGGGCTGAACGTCCACCAGCTGACCGCGAAGATTCGCGGCATGTTCGGCGGCGAGGACGGTCCCAGTCTTCGGATCGCCGTCATGTCGTTCGGTTTCAAATACGGCATTCCGCTGGATGCAGACATCGTCTTCGACATGCGTTTCCTGCCCAACCCGTTCTGGAACCCGCAGTTGCGTCCGCACAGCGGCCGCGAGCCGATCGTGGCGGACTTCGTGCTCGCGCAACCCGGCGCCAAGGAGTTCCTGACCGGTGCGGTCGAACTATTGCGCCCGATGACGGAGGGCTACCTGCGGGAGGGCCGTAGTTACATCACGCTGGCCATCGGTTGCACCGGTGGCAAGCACCGCTCGGTGGCGATGTCGGAAGCCCTCGCCAAGGAACTGGACTCCGATGAGATCCGGGCGATCGTCGTACACCGGGATCTGGGGCGCGAGTGA
- the uvrC gene encoding excinuclease ABC subunit UvrC, protein MADPSTYRPKPGEIPLDPGVYRFRDKDGRVIYVGKAKSLRSRLSSYFQDISALHPRTRTMVTTGASVEWTVVRNEVEALQLEYSWIKEFDPRFNVKYRDDKSYPYLAVTMGELFPRAQVMRGRKRPGTRYFGPYAHAWAIRETLDQLLRVFPIRTCSSGVFKRAGQVGRPCLLGYIEKCSAPCVGRVSEENHRAIAEDFCDFMAGHTDRFVKRLEREMLEASSELDFETAARRRDDLGALTKALERSAVVLGDATDADVFGIADDELEAAVQVFHVRGGRVRGQRGWVVDKQEEGDLGLAEVVERLLLQVYGGESPEGVPREVLVPALPPDPDSVAEWLGGLRSARVDLRVPQRGDKRTLMQTVERNAAQALARHKVARAGDLTARSQALQDLQDALGLSQAPLRIECFDVSHVQGTNVVASMVVFEDGLARKGEYRRFIVRGTPQPDGSVRVDDTAAMDEVLTRRFRRYLEEQGDSGGLEIDDHDQDDRLPHGPIDETTGKPRRFAYPPQLIVVDGGKPQVNAAAAALRNLGIDDVAVVGLAKRLEEVWLPDDDFPVILPRTSEGLYLLQRVRDEAHRFAITFHRQRRSKAMVRSALDDIPGLGQVRAKALLAHFGSVKKLRAADVSEITAVKGIGPALAQTIQAALREDGADVPAVNLTTGEVLE, encoded by the coding sequence GTGGCCGACCCATCGACGTACCGTCCAAAGCCGGGGGAGATCCCGCTCGATCCTGGGGTGTACCGGTTTCGGGACAAAGACGGCCGGGTCATCTACGTCGGCAAGGCGAAGTCGCTGCGCAGCCGGTTGTCGTCGTACTTCCAGGACATCTCGGCACTGCACCCACGCACCCGCACCATGGTCACTACTGGTGCCAGCGTCGAGTGGACGGTGGTCCGCAACGAGGTCGAAGCGTTGCAACTGGAGTACTCGTGGATCAAGGAGTTCGACCCCCGGTTCAACGTCAAGTACCGCGACGACAAGTCCTACCCCTACCTCGCTGTGACCATGGGCGAGCTGTTCCCGCGGGCGCAGGTGATGCGGGGCCGTAAGCGGCCCGGTACCCGCTACTTCGGGCCGTATGCGCACGCCTGGGCCATCCGGGAGACGCTCGACCAGTTGCTGCGGGTCTTCCCGATCCGCACCTGCAGCAGTGGTGTCTTCAAACGGGCCGGTCAGGTGGGGCGACCCTGCCTGCTTGGCTACATCGAGAAGTGTTCGGCACCGTGTGTGGGGCGGGTGAGTGAGGAGAACCACCGCGCCATCGCTGAGGACTTCTGTGACTTCATGGCCGGTCACACCGACCGGTTCGTGAAGCGACTCGAGCGCGAAATGCTCGAGGCCAGTAGCGAACTCGATTTCGAGACCGCCGCGCGTCGGCGCGATGACCTGGGCGCGCTGACCAAAGCCCTGGAGCGCAGTGCCGTCGTGCTCGGCGACGCCACGGATGCCGACGTGTTCGGTATCGCCGACGACGAGCTGGAGGCAGCCGTTCAGGTGTTCCACGTGCGTGGTGGCCGGGTGCGCGGCCAGCGCGGCTGGGTCGTGGACAAACAGGAGGAGGGCGACCTGGGCCTGGCCGAGGTGGTCGAGCGGCTGTTGCTCCAGGTGTACGGCGGTGAGTCACCTGAGGGGGTCCCGCGCGAAGTCCTCGTCCCCGCCCTGCCACCCGACCCCGACTCGGTGGCCGAGTGGCTGGGTGGCTTGCGCAGTGCCCGGGTGGATCTGCGGGTGCCGCAGCGCGGTGACAAGCGAACGCTGATGCAGACCGTCGAGCGCAACGCCGCCCAGGCGCTAGCCCGGCACAAAGTGGCTCGCGCCGGCGATCTGACCGCACGCAGCCAGGCCCTGCAGGACCTCCAGGACGCGCTGGGCCTGTCCCAGGCGCCGTTGCGGATCGAGTGTTTCGATGTCAGCCACGTCCAAGGCACCAACGTCGTCGCGTCGATGGTGGTCTTCGAGGACGGTCTAGCGCGTAAGGGGGAGTACCGCCGGTTCATCGTGCGTGGCACCCCGCAGCCCGACGGTTCCGTACGGGTGGATGACACCGCTGCGATGGACGAAGTGCTGACCCGGCGATTCCGTCGGTATCTGGAGGAGCAGGGCGACAGCGGCGGCCTGGAAATCGACGACCACGATCAGGACGACCGTCTGCCGCACGGTCCGATCGATGAAACCACCGGAAAGCCAAGAAGATTCGCCTACCCGCCGCAACTGATCGTGGTGGACGGCGGTAAGCCCCAGGTCAACGCGGCGGCCGCTGCCTTGCGCAACCTCGGCATCGATGACGTCGCCGTGGTCGGCTTGGCCAAGCGGTTGGAGGAAGTCTGGTTGCCCGACGACGACTTCCCGGTCATCCTGCCGCGCACCAGCGAAGGCCTCTACCTGTTGCAGCGGGTCCGGGACGAAGCGCACCGCTTCGCCATCACCTTCCACCGGCAACGACGGTCCAAAGCGATGGTGCGGTCCGCGCTGGACGACATCCCGGGCCTCGGCCAAGTCCGGGCCAAGGCGCTGTTGGCGCACTTCGGGTCGGTGAAGAAGCTCCGTGCCGCGGATGTTAGCGAGATTACGGCCGTCAAGGGCATCGGACCGGCGCTGGCGCAGACCATCCAGGCCGCTCTACGCGAGGATGGTGCAGACGTGCCTGCTGTCAACCTGACGACGGGCGAGGTGCTGGAGTGA